From Arthrobacter sp. FW306-2-2C-D06B, a single genomic window includes:
- a CDS encoding MFS transporter, with translation MTTTSTLQPFNLRSIALPAFGPALLFCIGEGAVLPVVALSARDLGASVAVSALVVTLIGLGSWFFNLPASLITIKFGERWAIVAAGAAGALALLAAGFAPLLAHNGIWLLAAAMTVVGMSTSVFNLARQKYLTEAVPVIYRARALSTLGGVTRIGVFIGPFVGAAVMQFAGISGAYWVGVAGMAAAAVLSLTIPDLVLPDDVDGGRKGPEPTLRGVAVSHAGVFLTVGTGILLLSALRASRQVVIPLWADHLGLDATHASLIYGLSGAIDMLVFYPAGKLMDRKGRMWVAVPSTLIMGAALFLMPSSAEFVGLLLASLLIGFGNGISSGLIMTLGADFSPEKGRGQFLGLWRFISDAGATGGPVLLSALTAAISLAAGVWATGFLGVAAAAVFSVALPKLKHRRNY, from the coding sequence ATGACCACCACCAGCACCCTTCAGCCCTTCAATCTCCGCAGCATTGCCTTGCCCGCCTTTGGGCCCGCCCTGCTGTTCTGTATCGGCGAAGGCGCGGTGCTTCCGGTGGTGGCATTGTCCGCTCGCGACCTCGGTGCTTCCGTGGCCGTTTCCGCGTTGGTGGTCACCCTGATCGGGCTGGGGTCCTGGTTCTTCAACCTGCCCGCTTCGCTCATCACCATCAAGTTCGGCGAACGATGGGCCATCGTCGCCGCGGGCGCCGCCGGAGCGTTGGCCTTGTTGGCGGCCGGATTCGCGCCGCTCCTTGCGCACAACGGCATCTGGCTGCTCGCCGCGGCGATGACCGTCGTCGGGATGTCCACGAGCGTCTTCAACCTTGCGCGACAGAAGTACCTCACGGAAGCCGTCCCGGTCATCTACCGGGCACGCGCCCTCTCGACGTTGGGCGGCGTGACCCGGATCGGCGTGTTCATCGGCCCGTTCGTCGGCGCGGCCGTGATGCAGTTCGCCGGCATCAGCGGCGCGTATTGGGTTGGCGTGGCGGGCATGGCGGCAGCCGCGGTGCTGTCCCTCACCATCCCGGACCTTGTGTTGCCGGACGACGTCGACGGCGGGCGGAAGGGTCCCGAGCCCACCCTCCGTGGCGTCGCGGTTTCGCACGCGGGCGTGTTCCTGACGGTCGGTACCGGAATCCTGCTGCTCAGCGCGCTGCGGGCCTCACGCCAGGTGGTCATCCCTTTGTGGGCGGACCACTTGGGATTGGACGCCACACACGCGTCACTGATTTACGGCTTGTCCGGCGCGATCGACATGCTGGTGTTCTATCCGGCCGGCAAGCTCATGGACCGCAAGGGGCGCATGTGGGTCGCGGTACCGTCCACCCTCATCATGGGCGCGGCGTTGTTCCTGATGCCGTCGTCCGCCGAGTTTGTTGGACTGTTGCTGGCCTCGCTGCTGATCGGCTTCGGCAACGGCATCAGCTCAGGACTCATCATGACTCTCGGCGCCGACTTTTCCCCGGAGAAGGGTCGAGGGCAATTCCTCGGCTTGTGGAGGTTCATCTCCGACGCCGGTGCCACAGGCGGGCCCGTTCTGCTCTCGGCACTGACGGCTGCAATATCGCTCGCGGCGGGCGTCTGGGCCACGGGCTTCCTCGGCGTGGCCGCCGCGGCGGTGTTCAGCGTCGCGCTCCCGAAACTCAAGCACCGCAGGAACTACTGA
- a CDS encoding MinD/ParA family ATP-binding protein yields the protein MPDSLDNEASAAASNEGQPDLRRRRDRRRAEGDPWTGTMPIITPNDSDAPASTSAPLQSRSWAEAAAAADASAGTVTDHAETGREGSTSGDASREEPRREIPTAAAPASGAASPAAARAGRAAAANAPISDFISSPGSFVREQKPRPIGGFRGMLYRLTGGAWNLGPSAKQREEDELARRISRQLQGSYNTAVLSLKGGIGKTSTTVGVGLTLAEFRGDPPCAIDANPDSGDLVERALGEGIYQKATPRTITDLLKNVDNVDSLTALARYMHHAGRLHLIAGEQDPEVSDSLTAEEYLRIRQLISGYYSIALTDCGTGVTHNAMSGILQSADNLIIAAGYAVSGAKRARSTLQWLASHGYEELARNAIVVITDKDEVSSRVDKDAIEEHLAGICRQLIAVPHDRGVADGDLVTLDVLRPDTRRAYKEIAAAIVDGYV from the coding sequence ATGCCGGATTCTTTGGACAACGAAGCCAGCGCCGCTGCATCGAACGAAGGGCAGCCCGACCTTCGTCGACGCCGCGATCGCCGTCGCGCCGAGGGTGACCCCTGGACAGGAACTATGCCGATCATTACCCCGAACGATTCCGACGCACCCGCATCCACGTCTGCCCCGCTCCAAAGCAGATCCTGGGCCGAAGCGGCAGCAGCCGCCGACGCGTCCGCCGGAACGGTAACGGACCACGCGGAAACAGGCCGCGAAGGCTCGACCAGCGGTGACGCGAGCCGTGAGGAACCACGCCGTGAGATCCCGACGGCGGCAGCACCGGCGTCGGGCGCTGCTTCCCCGGCTGCCGCACGAGCCGGGCGCGCCGCAGCCGCGAACGCTCCCATCTCCGACTTCATCTCCTCCCCGGGTTCCTTTGTGCGGGAACAGAAGCCGCGGCCCATCGGCGGCTTCCGCGGCATGCTCTACCGGCTGACCGGCGGCGCCTGGAACCTCGGGCCCAGCGCCAAGCAGCGCGAAGAGGACGAACTGGCGCGGCGCATTTCCCGCCAACTCCAAGGCAGCTACAACACGGCCGTCCTGAGCCTCAAGGGCGGGATCGGCAAGACCTCCACCACGGTGGGCGTCGGCCTTACCTTGGCGGAATTCCGCGGCGACCCGCCCTGCGCCATCGACGCCAACCCTGATTCCGGCGACCTCGTGGAGCGCGCCTTGGGCGAGGGCATCTACCAGAAGGCCACGCCGCGCACCATCACGGACCTGCTCAAAAACGTCGACAACGTCGATTCGCTCACGGCGCTGGCCCGGTACATGCACCATGCCGGCCGACTGCACCTGATCGCCGGCGAGCAGGACCCGGAAGTTTCGGATTCACTGACCGCCGAGGAATACCTGCGGATCCGCCAGCTGATCTCGGGCTACTATTCCATCGCGCTGACCGACTGCGGGACCGGCGTCACGCACAATGCGATGAGCGGCATCCTGCAATCGGCCGACAACCTCATCATCGCCGCCGGCTATGCCGTGAGCGGTGCCAAGCGTGCCCGCAGCACCCTTCAATGGCTCGCGAGCCACGGCTATGAGGAACTCGCCCGCAACGCGATCGTGGTCATCACGGACAAGGACGAGGTGTCGTCCCGCGTGGACAAGGACGCCATCGAGGAACACCTCGCCGGGATCTGCCGCCAGTTGATTGCCGTGCCGCACGACAGGGGAGTGGCCGACGGCGACCTGGTCACCCTGGACGTCCTGCGCCCCGACACCCGCCGCGCGTACAAGGAGATCGCGGCCGCGATCGTGGACGGGTACGTGTAG
- a CDS encoding arsenate reductase ArsC, which translates to MSIESVRKPSVLFVCVHNAGRSQMAAAFLTTLGEGRIEVRSAGSQPADRVNPAAVEAMAELGIDMSAEIPKILTTEAVKESDVVITMGCGDECPYFPGKRYEDWVLEDPAGQGLDAVRPIRDEIKSRIEGLIESLNAAA; encoded by the coding sequence ATGAGCATTGAATCCGTCAGGAAACCCTCCGTCCTCTTCGTCTGTGTCCACAACGCCGGCCGTTCCCAGATGGCTGCCGCCTTCCTCACGACCCTTGGGGAAGGCCGGATCGAGGTCCGCTCCGCGGGCTCCCAGCCGGCAGACAGGGTCAACCCGGCCGCCGTCGAAGCCATGGCCGAACTCGGAATCGACATGTCCGCCGAAATCCCCAAGATCCTCACCACGGAGGCCGTAAAGGAATCGGATGTCGTCATCACCATGGGATGCGGCGACGAATGCCCGTACTTCCCGGGCAAGCGCTACGAGGATTGGGTCCTCGAAGATCCGGCCGGCCAGGGCCTGGACGCCGTCCGCCCCATCCGGGACGAGATCAAGAGCCGCATCGAAGGCCTGATCGAGTCCCTCAACGCCGCCGCGTAA
- a CDS encoding aquaporin → MSVLTRRAVAEFAGTAFLVMAVVGSGVMASRLSPNDVGLQLLQNSVATGAALVALILALQPVSASFNPVVTLVERALGILDTPTALALVAAQFAGGLAGTVLANLMFGLDAVTLSTHQRAGGGLWLGEVVATIGLLLVIFGTIRSGRSERVAFAVGGFITAAYWFTSSTSFANPAVTAARTITDTFAGIAPASAPAFILAQLLGGAAGFLLIRALYPRVPAPLAASAPLPAPAPGPESDRKVLS, encoded by the coding sequence ATGAGCGTGCTGACACGCCGGGCCGTGGCTGAGTTCGCCGGCACCGCCTTCCTGGTCATGGCCGTGGTGGGCTCAGGGGTCATGGCCTCGCGACTTTCCCCGAACGACGTCGGACTGCAGCTTCTGCAGAACAGCGTCGCCACCGGCGCCGCCCTCGTCGCGTTGATCCTTGCATTGCAGCCGGTCTCGGCATCCTTCAACCCTGTGGTCACTTTGGTGGAACGGGCCCTGGGAATCCTTGATACGCCCACCGCGTTGGCACTGGTCGCCGCCCAGTTCGCTGGAGGCCTGGCCGGAACCGTGCTCGCCAACCTGATGTTCGGCCTCGACGCCGTGACGCTCTCCACGCATCAACGTGCCGGGGGAGGACTGTGGCTCGGCGAAGTAGTCGCCACCATCGGGCTGCTCCTGGTCATCTTCGGCACCATCCGCTCCGGGCGGTCCGAGCGGGTTGCCTTTGCCGTCGGCGGTTTCATCACGGCCGCCTACTGGTTCACCAGCTCCACGAGTTTCGCGAACCCCGCCGTGACCGCAGCCCGGACCATCACAGACACCTTCGCGGGCATCGCCCCGGCCTCCGCTCCGGCGTTCATCCTCGCCCAGTTGCTGGGTGGCGCCGCCGGGTTCCTCCTGATCCGCGCCCTGTACCCGCGCGTTCCCGCGCCCTTGGCCGCTTCTGCGCCTTTGCCGGCTCCCGCGCCCGGCCCCGAATCCGATCGAAAGGTCCTCTCATGA
- a CDS encoding ArsR/SmtB family transcription factor, with product MHLELTPVETVACCSPLSREPLSESEAEGIVPLLKALGDPVRLRLMSLVASHEGGEACVCDLNDAFELSQPTISHHLKVLHEAGLLEREKRGVWVYYRARTDALSGLAALIGGQGQ from the coding sequence ATGCATTTGGAGTTAACGCCCGTCGAGACGGTGGCGTGTTGTTCGCCGCTGTCCAGGGAGCCCTTGTCGGAGTCCGAAGCCGAAGGGATCGTGCCGTTGCTGAAGGCACTGGGCGATCCAGTGCGGCTGCGGCTGATGTCCCTCGTGGCGTCCCACGAGGGCGGCGAAGCCTGCGTGTGCGACCTCAACGACGCCTTCGAGCTGTCACAGCCGACCATCAGCCACCACCTGAAGGTCCTGCACGAAGCGGGCCTCCTCGAACGCGAAAAGCGCGGCGTCTGGGTTTATTACCGCGCCCGCACCGACGCCCTGTCCGGACTGGCGGCCCTGATCGGTGGACAGGGCCAATGA
- a CDS encoding SDR family oxidoreductase, with translation MNPLAVVLGSTGYIGGRLVPRLLEAGYDVRVLVRHTNKLDDVPWADRVDVMIGDLEDVDSLRQAFAGAGVIYYLVHSMGHSGHRSFEQTERLCAGNVARAAADARAGRIIYLGGLHPEGTELSRHLRSRKEVGDIFLAEPHVPAIVLQAGVVIGSGSASFEMIRQLTEVLPVMVAPRWVRNKVQPIAIRDVLYYLVAAAGLPASLNRTFDVGGPDVLRYDEMMNGYAAEAGLRRRPVISLPVLTPWLASQWVNLVTPIPRSLAVPLIGSLQQNCVVGEQDIHEYIDPPEAGLLGYREALRLALAREAAGEVETSWQNSSVRGAPSDPLPTDPQWAGHLVYQDNQEQLTTATRQQLWQVIEGIGGDNGWYSFPLAWSVRGWMDKLVGGVGLRRGRLNPTRLNTGDALDFWRVEQIDRGSLLRLRAEMKVPGRAWLEMRAEETEGGARYRQRAIFFPKGLGGRLYWLAVLPFHGVIFKGMANRITAAAASMADDDDPALP, from the coding sequence ATGAATCCACTGGCAGTGGTCTTGGGATCCACCGGGTATATCGGGGGACGCCTCGTCCCGCGCCTGCTCGAGGCCGGGTACGACGTCCGGGTCCTTGTACGGCACACGAACAAGCTCGACGACGTCCCCTGGGCAGACCGCGTGGACGTGATGATCGGCGACCTCGAGGATGTCGACTCCCTGCGGCAGGCGTTTGCCGGGGCCGGCGTCATCTACTACCTGGTGCACTCGATGGGCCATTCGGGCCATCGGTCTTTCGAACAGACAGAAAGGCTCTGCGCCGGCAACGTCGCACGCGCGGCGGCCGACGCCCGGGCTGGACGGATCATTTACCTGGGTGGATTGCACCCGGAAGGAACTGAGCTCAGCCGGCACCTCCGGTCCCGCAAGGAAGTGGGCGACATTTTCCTAGCGGAACCGCACGTGCCTGCGATCGTGCTTCAGGCCGGCGTCGTGATCGGTTCCGGTTCGGCGTCGTTCGAAATGATCCGGCAACTGACCGAGGTGCTGCCCGTCATGGTGGCTCCGCGATGGGTACGGAACAAGGTCCAGCCGATCGCGATCCGCGACGTGCTGTATTACCTCGTCGCAGCAGCTGGACTCCCGGCCTCGCTCAACCGCACCTTCGACGTCGGCGGCCCGGATGTCCTCCGGTACGACGAGATGATGAACGGCTACGCCGCGGAAGCGGGCCTGCGGCGCCGGCCGGTGATTTCCTTGCCCGTCCTGACTCCATGGTTGGCATCCCAGTGGGTCAACCTCGTCACCCCCATACCGCGTTCCTTGGCAGTGCCCCTGATCGGATCCCTCCAGCAAAACTGCGTGGTCGGGGAGCAGGATATCCATGAATATATAGATCCGCCCGAAGCCGGACTGCTTGGATACCGGGAAGCCCTTCGCCTGGCCCTGGCGCGCGAGGCCGCCGGAGAAGTGGAAACCAGTTGGCAGAACTCCTCCGTTCGCGGTGCCCCGAGCGATCCGCTTCCCACTGACCCGCAATGGGCCGGACACCTGGTGTACCAGGACAACCAGGAGCAGCTCACCACAGCCACCCGGCAACAACTGTGGCAGGTCATAGAAGGCATCGGCGGAGACAACGGCTGGTACTCGTTTCCCTTGGCTTGGTCCGTGCGCGGCTGGATGGACAAGCTCGTGGGTGGAGTCGGGCTTCGCCGCGGGCGGCTCAATCCGACCCGGCTGAATACGGGGGACGCGCTGGATTTCTGGCGCGTGGAGCAGATCGACCGCGGCTCACTCTTGCGCCTCCGCGCGGAAATGAAGGTACCCGGGCGGGCCTGGCTGGAAATGCGGGCGGAGGAGACCGAAGGCGGAGCCCGCTACCGGCAACGGGCTATCTTCTTCCCCAAAGGCTTGGGTGGACGGTTGTACTGGCTGGCGGTGCTGCCCTTCCATGGCGTCATCTTCAAGGGCATGGCCAACCGCATCACGGCCGCAGCGGCGTCGATGGCGGACGACGACGATCCCGCGTTGCCTTAG
- a CDS encoding glycosyltransferase family 2 protein, translating to MSDQIVLLRPDEQGTADGQSSKARKRQWGAEKRSEPLSIVHPAPSRRKIVLGRIAVLTTVLAWVGYVVTTVLKQLVDNPGAGFRFGAETLSYLVVVSFLTFSALMYLTARQGALTRFRAHRRVPRGELDRHFFDYSEGITVLIPSYAEEPEVVRGTMWSAVLQEFPDLSVVLLLDDPPFPEDPDVLRRLEATRALAGQITETLQEPAARVNAAYARYRRRRDQEPELDPGTEVERLIAEYQYAAEWLEAMAETESVGDHVDEFFVDLVLMGLARELRLVILALTAANAQRTSPGPERIAELYARLTWIFNARVSTFERKRFASLSHEANKAMNLNAYLSLMGGTWHPEQTADGTVLRPAGVAGPAGVAGPAGVAGPAGVDDGDALSIPDTTYVLTLDADSMLLRDYCLRLVHLLESPGNEQVAVTQTPYSSFRGAPTRIERIAGATTDIQHIQHQGMTQYGATFWVGANAVIRKRALEDIVEISTVGGFEVRTYIQDRTVIEDTESSVDLGKHGWTLANYPERLSYSATPPDFGSLVVQRRRWANGGLLILPKLWEQIRKRRGQARPVLFREILLRVNYMASITWASFGLLFLLAYPYDSRLLSPLVFLAALPYFLAMGSDLRDCGHRFSDIFRIYGFNLVLLPVNLAGVLKSLQQALTGDKIPFVRTPKVKDRTAAPALYVLAPYLIVAFSLLTVWRNWELGNWGNAAFAAFNAVMAAGAIRAYIGLANSGVDMYLGVLNWLYVEPKKPKALPPAIVPKTPEQVDWESLLYHGDRRLNRDLRGKNDRRKRAGSA from the coding sequence ATGTCGGATCAGATCGTGCTGCTTCGCCCCGATGAACAGGGAACGGCGGACGGGCAGTCTTCAAAAGCCCGAAAGCGTCAGTGGGGCGCGGAAAAACGCTCTGAACCGCTCTCGATCGTCCATCCTGCGCCATCGCGGCGGAAAATAGTCCTCGGCCGCATCGCCGTCCTCACCACCGTGCTCGCCTGGGTCGGCTATGTGGTCACGACGGTGCTCAAGCAGCTGGTGGACAACCCCGGCGCTGGATTCCGCTTCGGCGCAGAAACCCTCTCCTACTTGGTAGTGGTGTCCTTCCTGACGTTCTCGGCGTTGATGTACCTCACCGCCCGCCAAGGCGCCCTGACCCGCTTTCGGGCCCACCGGCGTGTTCCACGAGGGGAACTGGACCGGCACTTCTTCGACTACTCCGAGGGCATCACCGTGCTGATTCCTTCCTACGCGGAAGAGCCGGAAGTGGTCCGTGGGACCATGTGGTCCGCGGTCCTGCAGGAATTCCCGGACCTGAGTGTTGTGCTGCTTCTCGATGACCCACCCTTCCCGGAAGACCCCGACGTGCTCCGGCGCCTGGAAGCCACGCGCGCGCTCGCAGGCCAGATCACGGAAACACTCCAGGAACCGGCGGCGAGGGTCAACGCCGCCTACGCGAGGTACCGCCGTCGTCGTGATCAAGAACCTGAACTAGACCCCGGCACCGAGGTTGAGCGGCTCATCGCCGAATACCAATACGCCGCCGAATGGCTCGAAGCCATGGCCGAGACCGAGTCCGTCGGGGACCACGTGGATGAGTTCTTCGTGGATCTGGTCCTCATGGGCCTGGCCCGGGAACTACGTCTGGTGATCCTGGCCCTGACGGCCGCCAACGCCCAGCGGACCTCTCCCGGGCCGGAACGCATCGCTGAACTGTACGCACGGCTGACCTGGATCTTCAACGCCCGGGTGTCAACGTTCGAGCGGAAGCGGTTCGCGAGCCTCTCCCACGAGGCCAACAAGGCCATGAACCTGAACGCCTACCTCTCACTCATGGGCGGGACCTGGCACCCGGAACAGACCGCGGACGGGACCGTCTTGCGGCCCGCAGGGGTCGCTGGGCCGGCAGGGGTCGCTGGGCCGGCAGGGGTCGCTGGGCCGGCAGGGGTCGACGACGGCGACGCGCTCTCGATCCCGGACACCACCTACGTCCTGACCCTGGATGCGGACTCGATGCTGCTGCGCGACTACTGCCTCCGCTTGGTTCATCTCCTCGAATCCCCGGGAAATGAGCAGGTAGCCGTCACCCAGACCCCGTATTCCTCCTTCCGCGGCGCCCCGACCCGGATCGAGCGCATCGCCGGGGCCACCACAGACATCCAGCACATCCAGCACCAGGGCATGACCCAATACGGCGCCACCTTCTGGGTGGGCGCGAACGCCGTGATCCGCAAACGCGCCCTGGAGGACATCGTAGAGATCTCCACTGTGGGCGGCTTCGAGGTCAGAACCTACATCCAGGACCGCACTGTCATCGAAGACACCGAGTCCAGCGTGGACCTCGGTAAGCATGGCTGGACCTTGGCCAACTACCCCGAACGGCTCAGCTACAGCGCCACCCCGCCGGACTTCGGATCGCTCGTGGTGCAGCGACGGCGCTGGGCCAACGGCGGCCTGCTGATCCTGCCCAAACTCTGGGAACAGATCCGCAAGCGCCGAGGCCAAGCCAGGCCGGTCCTCTTCCGCGAAATCCTGCTGCGGGTCAACTACATGGCCTCCATCACCTGGGCCAGTTTCGGGTTGCTGTTCCTCCTCGCATACCCCTACGACAGCCGTCTCCTCAGCCCCTTGGTCTTCCTTGCGGCCCTGCCCTACTTCCTGGCCATGGGAAGCGACCTGCGGGACTGCGGCCACAGGTTCAGCGACATCTTCCGGATCTACGGATTCAACCTCGTTCTCCTGCCGGTCAATCTCGCCGGCGTCCTGAAGTCCCTCCAGCAAGCGCTCACGGGAGACAAGATCCCGTTCGTCCGGACCCCGAAGGTCAAAGACCGTACCGCCGCGCCGGCCCTCTACGTCCTCGCTCCGTACCTGATCGTTGCGTTCTCCCTGCTGACCGTCTGGCGCAACTGGGAACTCGGAAACTGGGGCAACGCCGCCTTCGCCGCCTTCAACGCCGTGATGGCCGCCGGTGCTATCCGGGCCTACATCGGACTGGCCAACTCCGGAGTGGACATGTACCTTGGCGTGCTGAACTGGCTATACGTCGAGCCCAAAAAGCCGAAAGCACTGCCCCCGGCCATCGTTCCCAAAACTCCGGAACAGGTCGACTGGGAGTCGCTGCTCTACCACGGTGACCGCCGCCTGAACCGCGACCTCCGGGGCAAGAACGACCGCCGGAAACGGGCCGGATCGGCGTAG
- a CDS encoding chitinase has protein sequence MSKRFPGRRLSVLRLGILCVIVVAAVTAGYLGLRNVQDVSAAASMPSVFSGYVDVTATPRFAFEDPAVPSAKAVVLSFVVADPKQDCAPSWGAAYSPDQAASDLDLDRRIARLRQLGGATAVSFGGMNNNELAVSCKDTKALTDAYRQVVDRYDVATVDLDVEGVALGDMAAADRRAQAIAALQKERKASGKSLAVWLTLAADPNGLTSQGQAIVAHTLSGGVDLEGVNIMTMDFGASKPAAWSMSRASESAADAAHDQLAALYRNAGTDFGSETLWRKLGLTVMVGQNDIAGEIFTLDDGATMNSFVKDKGLGRLSMWSMNRDRTCSPNYPDLTKVSDSCSGVVQGSQLFSTTLAHDVALPTPTITPSPTVTASSSATATPTDDPATSPYPVWSTYAAYTAADRVVWHGSVYEAKWWTRADVPDNPVLQGGATPWKLVGPVLPGDRPSPKGTVPAGTFPAWVPETIYHKGDRILFEGSAFEAKWWTQGDSPEAAVQGAPDSPWARLTPAQILTPPASAPAS, from the coding sequence GTGTCTAAGCGCTTTCCCGGCCGACGGCTGTCCGTCCTGCGTTTGGGCATCCTTTGCGTCATCGTGGTCGCGGCGGTCACCGCCGGCTACCTCGGCCTCCGCAACGTCCAGGATGTCAGTGCCGCAGCATCCATGCCTTCGGTGTTCTCCGGCTACGTGGACGTGACGGCGACGCCCCGGTTCGCGTTCGAAGATCCAGCCGTGCCCAGCGCGAAAGCCGTGGTGCTCTCCTTCGTCGTCGCCGATCCGAAGCAGGACTGCGCCCCGTCCTGGGGTGCGGCGTACAGCCCCGACCAGGCAGCTTCGGACCTCGATCTGGACCGGAGGATCGCCCGGCTCCGCCAGCTTGGCGGGGCAACCGCGGTTTCCTTCGGCGGGATGAACAACAACGAACTCGCAGTTTCCTGCAAAGACACAAAGGCCCTGACTGACGCCTACCGGCAGGTCGTGGACCGCTACGACGTCGCGACGGTAGATCTCGACGTCGAAGGCGTCGCCTTGGGCGACATGGCCGCTGCCGACCGACGGGCCCAAGCCATTGCCGCCCTCCAGAAGGAACGCAAAGCCAGCGGCAAGTCCCTCGCCGTCTGGCTGACCCTTGCCGCCGACCCGAACGGCCTCACAAGCCAAGGCCAGGCCATCGTGGCGCATACCCTGTCCGGCGGGGTCGATCTGGAGGGTGTAAACATCATGACGATGGATTTCGGCGCCAGTAAGCCTGCAGCTTGGAGCATGTCCCGGGCCTCGGAGTCAGCCGCGGATGCCGCCCACGATCAGCTGGCCGCCCTCTACCGCAACGCCGGAACTGACTTTGGCAGCGAAACCCTCTGGCGCAAACTTGGCTTGACCGTCATGGTGGGCCAGAACGATATCGCCGGCGAAATATTCACCCTCGATGACGGCGCCACCATGAACAGTTTTGTCAAGGACAAGGGCCTTGGCAGGTTGTCAATGTGGTCCATGAACAGGGACAGGACCTGCAGCCCCAACTACCCGGATTTGACCAAGGTCTCGGACAGCTGCAGCGGGGTGGTTCAGGGTTCCCAGCTGTTCTCGACCACGCTTGCCCATGACGTGGCACTGCCTACGCCGACTATTACTCCATCGCCTACGGTCACTGCCTCAAGTAGTGCAACCGCCACCCCCACCGATGACCCGGCAACGAGCCCCTATCCGGTATGGAGCACTTACGCCGCTTATACGGCGGCTGACAGGGTGGTCTGGCACGGCAGCGTGTACGAGGCGAAATGGTGGACCCGTGCTGACGTTCCGGACAACCCGGTCCTGCAGGGCGGTGCCACTCCGTGGAAGCTCGTGGGTCCGGTGCTGCCCGGGGACAGGCCGAGCCCCAAGGGGACGGTGCCTGCGGGGACCTTCCCGGCATGGGTTCCGGAGACCATCTATCACAAGGGCGACCGCATTCTCTTCGAAGGATCCGCATTCGAGGCCAAGTGGTGGACTCAGGGCGACAGTCCGGAAGCCGCAGTCCAAGGCGCCCCGGACTCCCCCTGGGCAAGATTGACCCCGGCCCAAATCCTCACCCCACCGGCTTCCGCACCGGCTTCCTGA
- a CDS encoding CalY family protein produces MGLNLKTTTGKVIASLALVGTAAGVAGLGTYGAFTSSTSASNTVASGIVNIALGATGTTNRLSVAASGLVPGDTVQRVATLSNATGNQNLSAITLTTAASPTSLLDTNTTMGLQVAVDDCSTAWTEAGTAPAYTYTCSGTTTSVLASRPVIGANVALANLTSITAGHTDNLRVTLTLPSTADNTLQNQSSTIAFNFTGTQRTATNQ; encoded by the coding sequence ATGGGTCTCAACCTGAAAACCACCACCGGCAAAGTCATCGCATCCCTGGCCCTGGTCGGCACTGCTGCCGGCGTGGCAGGACTGGGAACCTACGGTGCCTTCACCTCCAGCACCTCCGCCAGCAACACCGTCGCCTCCGGCATCGTCAACATCGCCCTCGGCGCAACCGGCACCACCAACCGCCTCAGCGTCGCCGCCTCCGGCCTGGTCCCCGGCGACACCGTCCAGCGCGTCGCCACCCTCAGCAACGCCACCGGAAACCAGAACCTCTCCGCGATCACCCTGACCACCGCGGCCTCCCCGACCTCCCTGCTGGACACCAACACCACCATGGGCCTGCAGGTCGCCGTCGATGACTGCTCCACCGCCTGGACCGAAGCCGGCACCGCCCCCGCCTACACCTACACCTGCTCCGGCACCACCACCTCGGTACTGGCTTCCCGCCCCGTGATCGGAGCCAACGTCGCCCTGGCCAACCTGACCTCCATCACCGCCGGCCACACCGACAACCTCCGCGTCACCCTGACCCTGCCCTCCACCGCAGACAACACCCTCCAGAACCAGAGCAGCACCATCGCCTTCAACTTCACCGGCACCCAGCGCACCGCCACCAACCAGTAA
- a CDS encoding ArsR/SmtB family transcription factor, whose product MVAREAVDECGVKLVDPDRVEIVRAALPSDHDIAELADVFSLLGDPGRLRLLTSLLEGGELCVCDLAATTAMSESAVSHALRLLRAHRVVSVSRRGRMAYYRLDDAHVRMLLDLGLTHTGHTVAVHPERTAKEAKGQ is encoded by the coding sequence GTGGTTGCCCGTGAAGCTGTCGACGAATGCGGCGTGAAACTTGTCGACCCCGACAGGGTCGAAATCGTCCGCGCGGCCCTGCCCTCGGATCATGACATTGCCGAACTGGCCGACGTGTTCTCCCTGCTCGGCGACCCTGGGCGCTTGCGGCTGTTGACGTCGCTGCTGGAAGGCGGAGAACTGTGCGTGTGCGACCTTGCCGCGACGACGGCGATGAGCGAGAGTGCGGTCAGCCATGCGTTGCGGCTGCTGCGCGCCCACCGGGTGGTTTCCGTTTCGAGGCGCGGCCGGATGGCGTACTACCGGCTCGATGATGCGCATGTACGGATGCTGCTGGACCTGGGGCTGACCCACACCGGCCACACCGTCGCCGTTCACCCCGAGCGCACGGCCAAGGAGGCCAAAGGCCAATGA